GTCACGGACGCGACGCCGCCCGCCTGTACGGACAGGACGGACGCCGCGTTGATGTTCATCGGCCCGCCGCTGCGGATCGTCAGGGAGCCCACCGCGTTCAGCGAGAGGTTGCCTCCCGCGTTGACGGCCACCCCGGCGGATCCCCTGATGGAGACGGCGCCCTTGCTGTCCACGACGATCTCGGTCTTCGTGCGGTCCAGGTTGATGGTGAGCCGGTCGTCTCCGGTGGACAGCCGCACCCCGCGCTTGAGACCGACGCTCTGGTCGAGCAGGTCGATGCGGTTGTTGCTGCGGTCGGACAGGGTGCGCCGGGTGACCTTGCCGCGCGTCGGGTCGTAGACCGGCACATCGACGGGGTCCGGCTTGTCGACGCCGTTGTAGAGGCCGCCGATGACGTACGGGTGGTCCAGAGCGCCGCGGTCGAAGGCCACCAGCACCTCGTCGTCGACGTCCGGGGAGATCATGCTGCCGCCCTTGGCCCCGCCGAGCTGCACGGTCCGGGTCCAGTCGCTGACGTACATGTCGTCCAGCCAGGGGAACGTCAGCTTGACCCTGCCCTGCCGCAGCGGGTCCTTGATATCGGTGACCAGGGCATTGGCAACGCTGGGCAGCCTGGCCGGGCCCGCCCCTCCGCCTCCGGAGGTGAGCCCGTAGAGCGAACGCCACTGGCGGCCGCTGACGTTCAGGAACGTCTGGTAGTGCTCCTGGTCACCGAAGGTGTGACGGGCGGCCGTGATCGTGTACTTGCCCTGGAACGGCTTGCCGACGCCCTTGAGGGTGACGGCGACGCCCGGCCGCAGTTCCGTGTTGCCGCGCGCCGTGACCTCCACTTCGGCGAAGGACGAGGTCACGTCCTCCGCCAGGGCGTCGGCGGCGTGCTTGACCTCGTCCAGCTTGTCGTAGGGCGTTGCTGTGTCGACGAGTTCGGCCTTACCGAACCTCCTGGACGCCTCGGACGGCTTCGTACCGATGACGAAGCCCGGGTTGTCCAGGGCGGGCGCCTTGTAGACGAGGGACTGCTTGGTGGTGACGTTCCAGCCACGCGCCTCTACAGCGGTCACCTGGTCGGCGGAGGTGACCGCCGCGCGGCAGCGCAGGATCTCCTCGCCGCCCTTCAGGAGGAGCGGGCTCCGCGAGCTCGGCATGCTCTCCGGTGGAGCCGTCATCGCCCTCTGCCGCTTGACGAACTGGAACCTCCCCTTCGAGTTGATGGACATCACCATCTCGTTCTCGTCCGCCAGTCGTTGGACGAAGTCCCAGTCGCTGACATTGGCCTGGCTGATGAACGCGTACTGGCCCTTGGTCCGTTGGGTCCTTCCCAGCGGAATGCCGCTCTCCCGCGCCAGTTCGACGGCGATCTCGGTGGCGGTCTTGTTCTTGTACGCCGCCACCCTGCGCTGCCGCAGCATGCGGTGACCCTTGTCGTAGCCCCGGATGACGGTGAAGGTGCCGAGGCGGTCATAGTCGGTCTCCAGCGCGGTGACCTCTCCCGTGATCAGCGGTGTGCCCTTGCCGTCGGAGAAGGGCGCGATGACCACGGGAACACCGATCTCGACGTTCAGCTTGGCGAGGATGTCCTTCGCGTCGTCACGGAAGGTGAGCTGGAAGGCGCCGGGAACGCCCGCGCCGAAATCGACCCGGCCGGCCACCAGGTCCTTGTTCTCCGGGGACTTGAGCTTGGTTCCGGCGATCTGCACCGTGAGGATGTTGGAGAAGCCGATGTCGGACATCAGGCGCCGACCTCTTCCGCGGCGGGCAGCATCAGTTCGACGCCGGGCGTCAGCGTCTTCGGGTCGTCGATGTCGTTGGCCTCGGCGATCGTGCGCCACACGGTGGCGTCCCCGTACTCGCGCCACGCGAGGAGCGGCAGCGAGTCGCCGGCCACGACCCGGTGCACGCGGCGGGTGGTGAGCGCGCCGGAGGTGGGGTTCTGGCCGAGCGTGCTGCTCGGGATCTCGTGCAGGCTCACCTGGCAGACGGCCCGGATCGGCATCCCGTTGGTGTTGAAGAGGGTGTACTGGGCCTCCACGGAACTGACGTACGCGTTGAAGCGGGCGGTGGAGAAGGCACCCCACTCGAAGACCACCCACGGGGTCGACGGCTGGTTCGCCGCGATGCTGGCGGTGGTCGTCTCGCAGCAGGAGAACAGGGCTTCGACCTTCTTGCGCACGTCGTTGCTGTCCGGGTCGTCCGAGCGGTCGAGGAAGATCTCCACCGCCATCTCCCGGGGCTCGGGCCCCATGAACTCAGGGACCGCACCGTCCCGCACGGCGGCGGTGGGTGTGGTCTTCCACTGGGCCCTGCGGGTGAGTGACAGCTGGGACGGGTTGAAGTCGAAGTGGAACGTCTTCATGAGCGCGCCGGGGCTGGTGCTGCTGCCGATCGGCGGCTGATGGATGGCGAGCGTCGCCCGCACCAGGCTGTCGCCTATGCCGAAGCTGGAGAGGTCCATCGGCTACGCCTCCCCCGCGTCCGTGAATCCGTGGTGGGCGATCTCCAGGATCTCGGTGGCCACGGCGGGGTTCGCCGGGTCGAAGGAAGGACCGCGCCAGCTCACCGGGAGTACGTCGATCAACCCCCACTGCGCGACCGTCGAGCCGTCGGCGCGCAGCGCGGCGATCTGTCCGGTGGGACGGGTCACCCCCGTGGTCACCGAGGAGATCCACTCCGCCACCTTCGCGGTCTCCTCGGTGAGGGGCCGGGTCAGCGTGATGTTGGAGAAGGTGACGCGGGAAGGCAGCTGCCAGACGAATCCGTTGTTGCCGCCCTCCTGCCGCTGCTCGATCTCGACCTGGGAGGCGAGCCCTTCGCAACCGTTGAAGTAGCCCAGGCTCTCACCGTCGATGGTGAGGTTGAAGAAGATGGTGGAGCCTGCGTCGAGTTCCTGGGGCATCGGGTGGGGCCTTCCTGCGGTTCCACGTGGGGCTGGGGCGATGGGGCATGGGGCATGGGTGTCGGGACTCACGGCCTTCGGGCTCACGGCCTTCGGGGCTCACGCGCTGACGCGCTCACATGGCAGCTCGCACGGCTCGGGCTCGCGCGCGGGGGTCAGTGGCGTGGATCGCGCAGCTTGCCGATCCGCTCGCGGTCGAGCCGTAGCTCGGTACGCAGCAGCCGTGTCATCGGCCCGATCAGCCGGTGGGCCAGCTCGGCCACCTGGTCCTCCTTCAGATCACGCGGTGTGAACTGGCTCGTCGCGGAGGGCGCGGGCCGGCCCGAGGAGCCCCCGCCGTCGCTACTGCGCCGCACCTCGACGGACGGGGCGCGGTGCGGGGCGGACACCCGCGCGGGGGCGGACGCCGGTGTACGGACCGACGCCGGTATCGCGACCGGGGGAAGGGCGGGCAGCGCGGCCGGGGTGGCGGGCGCGGCCCGCTGCACCGGGAGCGCGGCGGCCGGAGCGGACCGGACCGGCGCGAGGGACACGACGGGGCTCCGGACCGGCCGGGCCACGGAGGCGGTCGGGACAGCGGGAGCGTCCCGCACCGGCATGCGGGCGATCCCGCCAGGGACGGGCGCCGCCGATGCCGATACGGACGCGGCCGCGGCCGCGGCGCGCTGAACGACCGGGAAACCTGCGGGTGCGCCGTAGGGACGGGATCCCTCGTAGCCGCCGGGTCGCACGGGCGCGGGCGCCGTGGCGGGAGCGGCCGGGGAACGAGCGGCTGTCCGCGGCAGCGGACGGGCGGCGGCAGGCCGGGCGGCGGACGGCTGCGCCACGGCACGCGGCACGGCACGCTGTACGGCAGGCCGACGAGGAGCGCCGGCAGCAGCGGCAGGTGCGGTCCGAACGCGGTGCAGACGCACGGCGGCCGCAGTGCCCTTCGCGATGGGTGCGGGAGCCGGCGACGGCGAGGACGGTGGTACGGCACTGCGGACGCCCGGGAGCGCGGCCGCCCCGGGAGCGACGGGCCGCCGCGCGACGACCGGAGGGGCACCGACCACGGGGGGATCAACACGTCGCGGCGCGACGGCTGCCGGAGCAGGAGTCGCGGAGCGCCGCCCCACCGGCGGCGGCGTGAACCCGGCGGCCGTGACCGGCCGTGAGGAACCCAGCAGCGGAGCGACGGGCGGCAGCCCCCGCCCCGCGGCCGACGCCAGGGGTGTGGCAGACGCAACGGACACGGCGGACGACCGCGTCACGGATGGCCCGGCACTCGCCGCCGGGGCCGCGAAGGTGCGGGGGGCCGCAGCGGAGGCAGCGGTCCGGGCACGGGAAGGGGTCCGGGCCGAGGCCGGGCGCTGGACCGACGCCGGGTGCTGGACCGACGCCGGGTGCTGGACCGACGCCGGGGCGAGGGACGACCGCTGCACGGGCGGCGCGCCACCCGAACGAACCGATCCGGACGCGTTGTTCACCGCGGGGCGCACCGGCGCTCCCGCCGCGGAACCGGATGGCGAAGCGGGAGCGGGACGGACGCCGGGCGCGGACACGGCTACGGGTGCGGGCACCGGCCGTGGGCCGCCCGCCGGCGGTACGGTCGAGGCCGGCCGTCGCGCCGGTACGGAGGGCGCCGCCGTTGCCCGCTGCACCGGAAGCACAGCGGCGGACCGGGCGACTCCGGATCCGCCCGCCATGGGCGGCGATGGGCGCGTCGACGGGGTTGCCTCATCGGCAGGGTTCCCGCCGGAGACGCCGGACGGCCGAAGGGGAGCGCCGGGCACCGGCGCGCCACTACCGACCACCGGACCGCTGGACGCCGGACCGGAAGCCGGCGGACCGGAAGTACGCACCACGGGCGGACGCGTAGGTACGGCAGGGTCGTTCGCACGGGAGCCGGTGGGCGCTGTGCCCGCAGGACCGGACCCACCACTGGGACGGCTCGGCGTCGGCGTACCACCACGGCCGGATGTCCCCGGGGCAGCGAGCCGCTGCACCGGCGCCGGCCCGCCGGTCCGCTCCGCAGGCGCACGCGTCGGAGCGACGGGTAGTCCGGCGACCGTGCCGGATCCCGGTCCCCCGGCGCTCGCACCCGCACCCGCACCGGAGCCGGAAGGACTGGAGGGTCCGGAGGACTTGGGGAAGGTGGTCGACTCGGAGGAACCGTCGTGCCCGGCGGAATCGCGCCGCTGCACGGGCGACGCCGGTGCGGTGGCGGGCGTCACGGGGCCCGCCACCGGACGGGTGGTCGGCGGCGCCGGGGAACGTTGCACGAGAGGGGCGCGGCCGGGAGCCGGGGCGCCCGTCTGCCGACGCGCCGCCGGGGCAGCCGACGGCGGGATCGCCGTCTGACCGCCGACAGGTCCACTCGACGGAGCGCCCAGCCTCGGCCGTGCGGCCGGGCGGGAGACGGGCGCAGGCATTGCGGGTGTACCGGTTCCGGACGACACGCCTGACCCGGACGTTCCTGCCGCCGAACGCACCGCAGCTTCCGGCCCGGCCGCCGGTGTCCTCTGTACGGGCCGCGTTCCGCTGTTCGCGACGCTGCCGGACGCAGGCACCCGGTCCGCCGGAGCCACGGGCGAGGCCGGTCCTGGCGGGGACGGTGCCACGACGGGGCCGGCGATGCCACGACGCCGTTGCACCGGTGCGGCGGGCGTCTGCGGAGCGGGCGTCGGCGGAGCGGCCGGCGTCTGCGGAGCGGGCGTCGGCGGAGCGGCGGGCGTCTGCGGAGCGGGCGTCGGCGGAGCGGCCGGCGGAACCACAGGTCCTGACAGCGGGGGCCCGAGCAGCGGGCGCCGAGGTGGCGTGACGGCGGCCCGCCCGGTCGCCGGCCCGGGAACGCTCGCCGTACTTCGCTGTACGGGGAGCGAGGAGGTGCGAGCCGGCGGGGTCCGGTCGGCCGGGGGCGCTGCCGCGGGCGGGGCCGCCGGACCCGACCGCCGGGGGCCGTCCTGGCTTCCCCCGGAGCGCTGGACGCTCACCGGGGCAGCCGCGGTTACGGAGGAAGGAGGGAGGGGACGGAGGGGAGATCTGGGAGCGGGCCTCGGCGAGTCGGCACCGGAAGGCGAGGACGAGGACGCCGGCGCCGGAAGGGGCGCGGGCGCAGCCGTCCGCGCCGCTCCCCCAGCGCCTGCCGGGGCGGCCGTCACGCTGCCCGGTGCCACTGCGGGAAGCACCCTGCGGTGTCCCGTGCGCGGGGCGGAGGCCCGCGTCAGCGCCGAGGGCGCGGGTCGCGGCGGCCGGGGCCGTACGGGAGCGATCCGCGGACCCTGGGCGCGCTGCACGAAAGGCACCGGCCGGCGCGCGTCACCGCCGCCTCCGTCACTTCCCCCTCGGTCACTTTTCACTCCGTCACCGCCGTCGACGACAGCAGGCGCCGGGAAGAGCGTTTCCTTGGCGGGGCCGCCCGGCCCGGATCCTCGGGCGAACGACAGCGTGTCCTTGATGAGACCGGTCGGGGCGCCGTCCAGCACGGCGTGCGAGAGCGTCCCGGAGAAGGAGTGGTTCTGCCAGGTGGTCAGGGAGCCGCCGAAATCCGCGGACGCGACCGTCTGCCGCGCCGGAGCCAGCATGGCGCGCTGGATCGGTGGCAGAGCAGCCCAGCCACGTCCCCCTCCGGAAGCATCGCCGCCGGCACCCGCGGCAGCACCGGTGCCCGCAGCAGCACCGTTACCGGCAATGGCCCCGCTCCCTGCGGCCGCCTCGGGGGCGGGGCCCGCCGCCGTGCCGTTCCCGCCCGCGCCGCGCTCCCGGCCCCGGCCCTTGAGCCGGTCGAAGATACCCATCACCGCTCCGTTGCAGCGCGCGTCACCAACGTGGCGATCTGCTCGGCATATCGCCGCCGCTCACGGTGTTCGAGGTCCAGGATGTCGTCCCGATTCCAGTGGAAGTGGTAGGCGATGTACGCGATCTCGTCATGGATCCGGTCGGTCGCGTACGTCACGATTCCCCCAGGCGGCTCCCGCCGAGCTCGACCTCGAACGGCTGCTCGCAGTGCGGGCAGGAGACGCCGGCCCTGGTGTGGCCCTCGGCGTTGACCTGCCGGTAGAAGTCCTGCAGAAAGGCGAGGTCGGAGGCGAACATGTTCTCCACCACACCGTCGTGCATGTGTGCCACGGTGCCCAACTGGGTGATGACCCGGCCGAGCAGCACCACGGAGAGATACGCGGGGTTCTGCTGCACCCGCATGTCCTGCAGCGGGATCAGCTCGTCCCGGGCGGTCGCCAGTCGCATCACGCCCTCGCGATGCACGGTGCCCATGTCGTCCACGTACCCGCGTGGCAGCTCGAACGCGAACTCGGTCCGCAACTGCTGTCGTGCGGGCGGTGCTTCCGCCGGCCCGACGGCCGGGACCGCCACGTCCGCGAATGCGGAGGTGGCGGCAGCGGCGTCGGTGGCGGGCCTGACCGGTCCGCGGCGCATTACTCGGTGACCAGCTCTTCGTAGACGATCGTCACGGTCTCGGTCATCACGGAGGCCTCGCCCGCCGTCGCCGCCGCGCCCATCACCTTGCTGCACCAGGCGTTGCGCAGATGCTGACGCCTGACCGGGTTGTACTGGGAGTCCATGTAGATGATGCTCGCGTTCTTGCGCGCCGACCCCATGTCGCCGCGCAGCGAGGCGTTGATCCACTCGGTGAAGGCGGTGGACTGCTCCATACCGCGCGTGACGGTGGTCTCACCGGCCTTCTTCACGCCGGGCATCTTCTTGGTGATGGGCTGTCCGTTCGCCGAGACCTGCTGGTACTCGATGACGTCCTGTTCCATCCCGATCTCGCCCACGCCGTGCAGGTACTCGACCATGACGCCGTCGATCTGGAGGCCGAAGTTGTTGGTGGTGAGGGAATCACCCTGAGCGGCCATGAAAGAAGCCTTTCCATCTGCTGATGCGGGGACCTGTGGCTGTTACGCGCTGTCGAGCGAGGGTCGGAGGCGGCCGGACCGCTACTCCTCCAACTCCCCGCTGCCGCCGGAGAACTGCGCCAGCCGGAAGATCACGAACTCGGCAGGCTTGACCGGCGAGACACCGATCTGGCAGATGACCCGCCCGAGGTCCACCGACTCCGTCGGGTTGGTCTCGGCGTCGCACTTCACGTAGTAGGCGTCCTCCGGCGTGGCGCCGAACAGCGCGCCGCTGCGCCACTCCGTGACCAGGAACGCGGAGATGTTCCGCCTGATCCGGGCCCACAGCGCCTGGTCGTTGGGCTCGAACACCACCCACTGGGTGCCGTTGAGGATCGACTCCTCCAGGTAGTTGAAGTACCTGCGGACGTTGAGGTAGCGCCAGGCCGGGTCGGAGGAGAGGGTGCGCGCGCCCCAGACGCGGATGCCGCGGCCGGGGAAGGTGCGGATGCAGTTGATGCCGACCGGGTTGAGCAGGTCCTGCTCGCCCCGGGTGATCTGCAGCTCCAGGTCGACGGCGCCGCGCACGACCTCGTTGGCGGGGGCCTTGTGCACGCCGCGCTCGAAGTCGTTGCGGGCCCAGATGCCGGCGACGTGGCCGCTCGGCGGGATCAACCGGGTCTGACCGCCGGCCGGGTCGAAGACCTTGATCCACGGGTAGTAGAGCGCGGCGTACTTGGAGTCGTAGTTGGACGTCTCCTGGCGCCACACCCGGATCTGCCGGGCGTTGAGGCCGGGCGGCGGGTCGATGATCGCGAGCCGGTCACCCATCAGTTCGCAGTGGGCGATCAGACCGAGCTGGACGGCCTTCACGGCCTCCAGGTCGATCGCGCCGCGCTGGTAGGCGGCCATCAGGTCGGGGACGGCGACCATGGAGATCTCGTCCACGGCTTCGAGGCCGCCGAAGCCGGTGCGGTCCGCGGAGTCGCCCAGGTACTCGGCGATGCCGACCGGCTCGCCCTGCGCCGCGTCCGGGACCGCGGGGGCCTGCGCGGCGGCGACGGGCGCTTCGAGCGCGACCGTCTGGTTGTCGGGGCGGGCGAGCTGCGCGGCCGCGGCCCCCTCCTGTACGGAGATCAGCTTGGAGTGTTCCTTGACCTGGGTGACCACGTAGTTGCGGGCACCCTTCTTCGCCGAGACGTCGAAGGTCTCGACGGGCTTCGAGCCGTCCTTGACGACCAGCCGGAACCGCTCGGCGGGGCCCTCGCCCTCCGCGTCCGCGACCTCGACGCTGAGCGTGCCGTTCTCGCCGGGCGCGACGGCCGACACCTTGAACGTCCCCAGTACCTGCGCCGGCCCGGGCGTGAGCGCGGCGGGCGCCGACGCACCGCCTGCGGCGACCGCGCGGCCGCGCCGGCCGCCGATCGATTCGGTGCCTTCGCCGGGTGCGCCCGCCACTCCGTCGCGTGCCCCGCCCACCCGTACCACGTAGGCCGCGGAGCCACCGTTGTTGAAGAAGCCGTACACCGCGTGCGCCAGGAAGTATCCGTCGGTGAACTCGCCGAAGGAGGCGACGTACTGCGTCCAGTTGGTGACCAGCGTCGGCTCGTTCAGCGGACCGTCCGGCGCCAGCCCGACGAATGCGGCCACCGAGGTGCCGACCCCCTCGATCGGACGAGAGCCGCTGGCCACCTCTTCCACGTATACGCCCGGCGACAGGTAAGACGGCATGCTCTGCTCTCCTCGGGGTACCAAGACAAGACCAGACTCACCCTCGCGCCCCGCACACGACCGGGGATACGTCCTCCGGTGCCTTGTCGGGGGCAGTGGCCATGTCCCCAGGGGCAACGGGAGGATGACCGCGAGGCCGGGCCGCCGCGTGGTGCCCGCGGCGCGGACGTACCGGGGCGGCGCCGGGCGGAGCGCCGTGGAACGCGGCCGCGGGCTCGGTCCCGCGTCCCTCGACGGCAGGCGCACGCAGGAGTGTTCGAGGGCAGCGGGCGTTACCTTTCGGGCAGCGGCGCTACCCGGCGGCCCCTGATGCCGGCCCTCCCGTGGGCAGTAGCGTCCATCGGGTGACGACCTGGACATCCCTGGAGCCCGCCTCGACCACGGTCGACCCGGGCAGCAGCACCACCGTACGACTGCGTCTGCGCAACACCGGCGACGTCGTCGACGAGTACCGCTTCGAGGCGGTCGGCGACATCGCCCCGTACGTCTCGGTGGAACCGCCGACCATCAGGCTCTTTCCGGGCACCACCGGCATCGTGGAGCTGACGGTCGCCCCACCCCGTACCCCGGACGCGACCGCGGGCCCGCACCCGTACGGTGTGCGCATCCTGCCCACCGAACACCCCGGGTCGGCCACGGTCGCCGAGGGGAACGTCACCTTCACCACGTTCATGGAGGTGCGGGCCGAGCTGGTCCCGCAGACCGTCAAGGGTCGCTTCAGGGGCCGGCCCAAGCTGGCCGTCGACAACCTCGGCAACACCGTGCTCACGGCGTCGATCGGTGGCGGCGACAAGACCAGCGACGACCTCTCGTACGAGATCGTCCCGTCCAACGTCCAGATCGAACCCGGTCGTGCCGCCTTCGTCGACGCGACGCTCAAGCCCCGGCAGATCACCTGGGTGGGGCAGAAGCAGCAGCGGCCGTACGAGCTGTCGGTGCGGCGCTCGGGCTTCGACCCCCTGGTGGTGAACGGCACATACGTGCAGCGCACGCTGCTGCCGGTCTGGATGATGACCGCGCTGAGCCTGCTGCTCGCCCTCACCGTCACCGGAGTCATACTCTGGCTCACCTACAAGGCGCCGGTCCGCACTCTCGCGCAGGAGAAGCTGCAGCAGGCGGCGGCCACCGCGCTGCCGGAGCAGCCGACCGGCAAGCCGACGCCGGCGGTCTCGCCCACGGCGCAGCCCGAGGGACCGGACGCCGGCGGTGGAGGGGGTGAGAAGAAGCCCCCGGAGGGGGCCAAGCCCGCGCGGGGTCCGCTGCCCATCACGTCGCAGGACAAGCCGAACCTCTTCGTGCAGTTCGCACAGGTACGGCTGGCCGAGGGGGCGGCCGACTGCAAGCTGACCGCCCCTTACACCGTGGGCAAGCTGGACGCGGCGACCCAGCAGGCGCTGACGTGCTTCCAGCAGTCCAACGACTCAAAGTACGGCCAGTTCAGCCAGATGGCGAAGACCGACGGGCCCGGGAACCTGGGCCGCACCACGATGACCGCGCTCCTGGCAGCGCACTTCGTCGCCAGCAAGAACCTGTCGCTGAACCAGAACCAGGCCAGCCCGGAGGTGCCCTGGGTACGGAACA
The Streptomyces sp. NBC_01296 DNA segment above includes these coding regions:
- a CDS encoding VgrG-related protein yields the protein MSDIGFSNILTVQIAGTKLKSPENKDLVAGRVDFGAGVPGAFQLTFRDDAKDILAKLNVEIGVPVVIAPFSDGKGTPLITGEVTALETDYDRLGTFTVIRGYDKGHRMLRQRRVAAYKNKTATEIAVELARESGIPLGRTQRTKGQYAFISQANVSDWDFVQRLADENEMVMSINSKGRFQFVKRQRAMTAPPESMPSSRSPLLLKGGEEILRCRAAVTSADQVTAVEARGWNVTTKQSLVYKAPALDNPGFVIGTKPSEASRRFGKAELVDTATPYDKLDEVKHAADALAEDVTSSFAEVEVTARGNTELRPGVAVTLKGVGKPFQGKYTITAARHTFGDQEHYQTFLNVSGRQWRSLYGLTSGGGGAGPARLPSVANALVTDIKDPLRQGRVKLTFPWLDDMYVSDWTRTVQLGGAKGGSMISPDVDDEVLVAFDRGALDHPYVIGGLYNGVDKPDPVDVPVYDPTRGKVTRRTLSDRSNNRIDLLDQSVGLKRGVRLSTGDDRLTINLDRTKTEIVVDSKGAVSIRGSAGVAVNAGGNLSLNAVGSLTIRSGGPMNINAASVLSVQAGGVASVTAGGALTMTSTAAMTLTAGVSLQMTAAINIGLQAITIKSSGLLTSNNNKVLTMGAG
- a CDS encoding CIS tube protein, producing MDLSSFGIGDSLVRATLAIHQPPIGSSTSPGALMKTFHFDFNPSQLSLTRRAQWKTTPTAAVRDGAVPEFMGPEPREMAVEIFLDRSDDPDSNDVRKKVEALFSCCETTTASIAANQPSTPWVVFEWGAFSTARFNAYVSSVEAQYTLFNTNGMPIRAVCQVSLHEIPSSTLGQNPTSGALTTRRVHRVVAGDSLPLLAWREYGDATVWRTIAEANDIDDPKTLTPGVELMLPAAEEVGA
- a CDS encoding phage tail protein; its protein translation is MPQELDAGSTIFFNLTIDGESLGYFNGCEGLASQVEIEQRQEGGNNGFVWQLPSRVTFSNITLTRPLTEETAKVAEWISSVTTGVTRPTGQIAALRADGSTVAQWGLIDVLPVSWRGPSFDPANPAVATEILEIAHHGFTDAGEA
- a CDS encoding DUF6760 family protein produces the protein MTYATDRIHDEIAYIAYHFHWNRDDILDLEHRERRRYAEQIATLVTRAATER
- a CDS encoding phage tail protein, which gives rise to MAAQGDSLTTNNFGLQIDGVMVEYLHGVGEIGMEQDVIEYQQVSANGQPITKKMPGVKKAGETTVTRGMEQSTAFTEWINASLRGDMGSARKNASIIYMDSQYNPVRRQHLRNAWCSKVMGAAATAGEASVMTETVTIVYEELVTE
- a CDS encoding phage tail sheath family protein; translation: MPSYLSPGVYVEEVASGSRPIEGVGTSVAAFVGLAPDGPLNEPTLVTNWTQYVASFGEFTDGYFLAHAVYGFFNNGGSAAYVVRVGGARDGVAGAPGEGTESIGGRRGRAVAAGGASAPAALTPGPAQVLGTFKVSAVAPGENGTLSVEVADAEGEGPAERFRLVVKDGSKPVETFDVSAKKGARNYVVTQVKEHSKLISVQEGAAAAQLARPDNQTVALEAPVAAAQAPAVPDAAQGEPVGIAEYLGDSADRTGFGGLEAVDEISMVAVPDLMAAYQRGAIDLEAVKAVQLGLIAHCELMGDRLAIIDPPPGLNARQIRVWRQETSNYDSKYAALYYPWIKVFDPAGGQTRLIPPSGHVAGIWARNDFERGVHKAPANEVVRGAVDLELQITRGEQDLLNPVGINCIRTFPGRGIRVWGARTLSSDPAWRYLNVRRYFNYLEESILNGTQWVVFEPNDQALWARIRRNISAFLVTEWRSGALFGATPEDAYYVKCDAETNPTESVDLGRVICQIGVSPVKPAEFVIFRLAQFSGGSGELEE
- a CDS encoding COG1470 family protein, which produces MTTWTSLEPASTTVDPGSSTTVRLRLRNTGDVVDEYRFEAVGDIAPYVSVEPPTIRLFPGTTGIVELTVAPPRTPDATAGPHPYGVRILPTEHPGSATVAEGNVTFTTFMEVRAELVPQTVKGRFRGRPKLAVDNLGNTVLTASIGGGDKTSDDLSYEIVPSNVQIEPGRAAFVDATLKPRQITWVGQKQQRPYELSVRRSGFDPLVVNGTYVQRTLLPVWMMTALSLLLALTVTGVILWLTYKAPVRTLAQEKLQQAAATALPEQPTGKPTPAVSPTAQPEGPDAGGGGGEKKPPEGAKPARGPLPITSQDKPNLFVQFAQVRLAEGAADCKLTAPYTVGKLDAATQQALTCFQQSNDSKYGQFSQMAKTDGPGNLGRTTMTALLAAHFVASKNLSLNQNQASPEVPWVRNILLWGTQGEFDDGDLATTVTYTKANIDYLRKHVQLQEKPTQADTDRIKEYQAQFGAEQTGVLDEPTLTKTKLGWVHEQGTPGTVTAKDWLPAPMK